From the Candidatus Nomurabacteria bacterium genome, one window contains:
- a CDS encoding cold shock domain-containing protein: MTGTIKTLVDGKNFGFITAEGFDKDLFFHANSLSGVDFSDLRQGDTVSFEVEDGPKGKSAVNVARA; the protein is encoded by the coding sequence ATGACTGGTACTATAAAAACACTCGTAGATGGTAAAAATTTTGGATTCATCACTGCAGAAGGTTTCGATAAAGATCTTTTCTTTCACGCAAACTCTCTTTCAGGTGTTGATTTCTCAGATCTAAGACAAGGTGACACTGTGTCATTCGAAGTTGAAGACGGACCAAAAGGCAAAAGCGCTGTAAACGTTGCACGCGCATAA
- a CDS encoding DoxX family protein yields the protein MDTIFLIGRIIFGGYFIYNGVNHVFHYKNLTGYAKMKGVPAASFSVVLSGIIMLLGGLSVLLNIRMILGFWLIVLFLVPTTFIMHAFWKEKDPSAKMNETIAFTKNMALIGASLIMIASVFVSF from the coding sequence ATGGACACTATATTTCTAATCGGACGCATCATATTTGGAGGATATTTTATATATAACGGAGTAAATCACGTTTTTCACTACAAAAACCTTACTGGATACGCAAAGATGAAAGGCGTACCAGCAGCTAGTTTTAGTGTTGTTTTATCAGGAATTATAATGTTACTTGGAGGATTGTCTGTACTACTAAACATTAGAATGATACTTGGTTTTTGGTTGATAGTACTATTTTTGGTACCTACAACTTTTATTATGCATGCTTTTTGGAAAGAGAAAGATCCTAGTGCAAAAATGAATGAGACAATCGCTTTTACTAAAAATATGGCACTTATAGGAGCGAGCTTGATTATGATTGCTTCAGTTTTCGTTTCTTTCTAG
- a CDS encoding DUF167 domain-containing protein gives MKIVVKAKTGSKVEKVERITEEPLDLPGLVRESPIYKVLVKDVPVDGKANRAIIKALSKYFDVPQGRVNLIKGESSKTKIFEIN, from the coding sequence ATGAAAATTGTCGTAAAAGCCAAGACAGGTTCGAAGGTAGAAAAAGTAGAGCGTATAACCGAAGAGCCGTTGGATCTTCCGGGGTTGGTGCGGGAGAGTCCAATCTACAAAGTGCTTGTAAAAGATGTCCCTGTTGATGGAAAAGCTAATCGCGCAATCATAAAAGCACTGTCTAAATATTTTGATGTCCCTCAAGGCAGAGTAAACCTCATCAAAGGAGAATCTTCAAAAACTAAAATCTTTGAAATAAATTGA
- a CDS encoding cysteine--tRNA ligase has protein sequence MRLYNSLTKEIDEFKPASQIVGLYTCGPTVYDYVTIGNWRTYILGDIVYRALKYNGLEVNYVMNLTDVGHLTGDNLGDADTGEDRMEKAKKREGKGAFEIAQFYIDDFLSSYKDLNLLPPNTFARATEHISEQIDLIKKLEEKGLTYNIDDGVYFDTIAFEAKGYKYGELSNLDKIKAGARVEFNQQKKNPRDFALWKFSPKDEKRDMEWESPWGTGFPGWHIECSAMSMKYLGEQFDIHVGGEDLKSTHHPNEIAQSEGATDKSPFVKCWMHGAFLQVDGGKMGKSLGNAYSLHDIVEKRFSPMALRYFYFSSHYRSSLNFTWEALEASQNAYNRLLVHIENLGEESGSADSNYLKSFNDFIDNDLEVSRALALLWDLLKDDSIEDSVKLATVAEFDKVLGLDLIETSRKNKNQQLPKEVEDLASKRHLAREDKDWVLSDSLRQDIEKLGYEVKDLPNGDQMIRKNN, from the coding sequence ATGAGACTATATAATTCACTTACTAAAGAGATCGATGAATTCAAGCCCGCTAGCCAAATCGTGGGGCTTTATACATGCGGTCCTACAGTATATGACTATGTAACTATAGGTAACTGGAGGACTTATATTTTGGGTGATATTGTCTATCGCGCCCTGAAATACAATGGCTTAGAGGTCAATTACGTTATGAATCTAACAGACGTAGGTCACTTAACTGGAGATAACCTGGGAGACGCGGACACGGGCGAAGACAGAATGGAGAAGGCTAAAAAACGTGAAGGAAAAGGAGCTTTTGAGATAGCTCAATTTTACATAGATGATTTTCTATCTTCTTATAAAGATTTAAATTTACTTCCACCAAATACTTTTGCGCGAGCAACAGAACATATTTCTGAACAAATAGACTTGATAAAAAAATTAGAAGAAAAAGGGCTAACTTACAACATAGACGACGGTGTATATTTTGACACTATCGCTTTTGAAGCCAAGGGTTATAAATATGGAGAGCTTTCAAACTTAGATAAAATTAAAGCGGGTGCTCGCGTGGAATTCAATCAACAGAAAAAGAATCCTCGCGATTTTGCTCTATGGAAATTTAGTCCAAAGGATGAAAAACGTGACATGGAATGGGAGTCTCCTTGGGGTACTGGCTTCCCTGGTTGGCACATAGAGTGCTCTGCTATGAGTATGAAATACCTAGGTGAGCAATTTGATATACACGTAGGAGGAGAAGACCTGAAGAGTACTCATCATCCAAATGAAATAGCTCAATCCGAAGGAGCAACTGACAAATCCCCTTTTGTAAAATGCTGGATGCATGGTGCATTTTTACAAGTTGATGGAGGTAAGATGGGAAAAAGTCTCGGCAATGCGTATTCTCTACATGACATAGTGGAAAAAAGATTCTCACCTATGGCTCTAAGATATTTTTATTTCTCTAGTCACTATCGTTCATCTCTAAATTTTACTTGGGAAGCTCTAGAGGCATCACAAAATGCATACAATAGACTTCTTGTTCACATAGAGAATCTAGGAGAAGAATCTGGGAGTGCTGATTCAAACTATTTAAAATCTTTCAATGACTTCATAGACAACGATCTTGAAGTTTCAAGAGCACTTGCTCTACTTTGGGATTTATTGAAAGATGATTCTATTGAAGACTCTGTAAAGCTGGCTACTGTTGCCGAATTCGACAAAGTGCTTGGCCTTGATCTTATAGAAACATCTCGCAAAAATAAAAATCAACAACTACCAAAAGAAGTTGAAGACCTTGCTTCTAAAAGACATCTTGCTCGTGAGGATAAAGATTGGGTCTTGTCAGATTCTCTGCGTCAGGATATAGAGAAATTGGGTTATGAAGTAAAAGACCTACCCAACGGTGATCAGATGATTCGAAAGAACAATTAA
- a CDS encoding EamA family transporter yields the protein MQTWFILAAIVAPLCFALVNISDSYLVKHVAPIKALFLFSGLFTFVVAIVFLVISLSTGIEIILPTSTILILLVSGFLEFVWLWFYLKALDNEDVPVSSIIPFFQLIGVFIYILGIIFLDERLALDNLFYAFLVLLGGALLTIDFKEFKFRAREAGLMSIAALIIALGSVFFKTQAMDDLSLFPSAMFWMSLGMAITALVCYIVLPSFRKELHDTMRENRKSKTTIALNISNEVFNAIGLVAVMYASLKIQIAQVYAVGSLQFLYVFLIGVIGTLLLPKIFNENLSKASLIPKIIAIVLMIVGGAMLEMRN from the coding sequence ATGCAAACTTGGTTTATATTAGCCGCAATCGTAGCACCGCTATGTTTTGCTCTTGTAAATATATCTGATTCATATCTTGTAAAGCACGTTGCTCCTATAAAAGCACTCTTCCTATTTTCTGGATTGTTTACTTTTGTGGTTGCAATAGTCTTTCTTGTAATTAGTCTGTCTACTGGAATAGAGATAATACTACCAACATCTACGATCTTAATTCTTCTAGTATCTGGATTTCTGGAGTTTGTGTGGCTATGGTTTTATCTCAAAGCCCTAGACAATGAAGACGTTCCAGTATCATCAATCATTCCATTCTTTCAGCTAATAGGAGTTTTCATATACATACTAGGAATAATATTTCTGGACGAAAGACTTGCATTAGACAACCTGTTCTACGCTTTCTTGGTACTTCTAGGTGGAGCCTTGCTAACAATAGACTTCAAGGAGTTTAAATTTAGAGCTCGTGAGGCAGGGCTTATGAGTATAGCAGCTCTCATAATTGCACTCGGTTCTGTGTTCTTCAAGACTCAGGCGATGGATGACCTATCTCTTTTCCCGAGTGCAATGTTTTGGATGAGCTTGGGTATGGCGATAACAGCTCTGGTTTGCTATATAGTTCTACCTAGTTTTAGAAAAGAACTCCATGATACTATGCGAGAAAATCGAAAGAGTAAAACTACAATCGCACTCAATATTTCAAATGAAGTATTTAATGCTATTGGTCTTGTGGCAGTAATGTACGCAAGCTTGAAAATTCAAATTGCACAAGTGTATGCTGTAGGATCTTTACAATTTCTATACGTATTTTTAATTGGAGTGATTGGAACATTGTTGTTGCCAAAAATTTTCAATGAAAACTTATCGAAAGCAAGTCTTATACCAAAAATAATTGCAATTGTACTTATGATTGTCGGAGGCGCAATGCTTGAGATGCGAAACTAA
- the dnaJ gene encoding molecular chaperone DnaJ: MSKKDYYEVLGVSKTATKDEIKKAFHKLAHKYHPDKNSGDDSKFKEANEAYQTLSDETKRAQYDQFGQSFPGGGAGAGGFGGFDFNGGFQGAQGFDMGDLNEIFSEFFGGGMGHGRQSRRGRDISTELSISFYESVFGVNRKILITKVSSCNTCEGSGAKKGTSTETCKTCNGNGQIREMKRSFLGTISTNRVCDDCGGSGKVPKEKCADCRGAGVRRREEEVSIKIPSGIQNGEMIRMTGMGEAISHGATGDLYIKINVTPHATFTREGSNLNMSLSIKLTDALLGADYKIETLDGEVTLKIPEGITHGEILRIKEKGVPKSQGKRGDLHIKILIKFPNKLNKKTREKIEELRQEGL; this comes from the coding sequence ATGTCTAAAAAAGATTACTATGAGGTGCTTGGCGTATCAAAGACCGCCACAAAAGATGAGATCAAAAAAGCTTTTCACAAGCTAGCTCATAAATACCATCCTGATAAAAACAGTGGGGATGATTCGAAGTTCAAAGAAGCCAACGAAGCTTACCAGACACTTTCTGATGAAACAAAAAGAGCTCAGTACGACCAATTTGGTCAGAGTTTTCCAGGTGGCGGAGCAGGAGCTGGTGGATTTGGAGGTTTTGATTTCAATGGGGGTTTCCAAGGAGCCCAGGGTTTTGATATGGGAGATCTAAACGAAATATTCTCAGAATTCTTTGGAGGAGGAATGGGGCACGGTAGACAATCCAGAAGAGGTAGAGATATCTCCACAGAACTAAGTATATCTTTTTATGAATCTGTTTTTGGAGTAAATCGTAAAATACTAATTACAAAAGTTTCTTCATGTAATACTTGTGAAGGTAGTGGTGCAAAAAAGGGTACTAGTACTGAAACTTGTAAGACTTGTAATGGAAATGGTCAGATCAGAGAAATGAAAAGATCTTTCTTGGGAACTATTAGTACAAATAGAGTATGTGATGATTGTGGAGGTAGTGGAAAAGTGCCAAAAGAAAAATGCGCAGATTGCCGTGGTGCTGGTGTGCGACGCCGTGAGGAAGAGGTTTCTATAAAGATTCCTAGTGGTATCCAGAACGGAGAGATGATACGCATGACAGGTATGGGAGAAGCTATATCTCATGGAGCAACAGGAGACTTATATATAAAAATAAACGTAACACCACATGCGACCTTTACTCGAGAAGGGTCAAATCTAAACATGAGTCTGAGTATAAAGCTTACTGACGCCTTACTCGGAGCTGATTATAAAATTGAAACTTTAGACGGAGAGGTGACACTTAAAATACCCGAAGGGATTACTCATGGAGAGATTTTACGCATAAAAGAAAAAGGTGTACCAAAATCTCAAGGTAAAAGAGGGGATTTGCACATAAAAATTCTAATCAAATTCCCAAACAAATTAAATAAAAAAACACGTGAAAAAATAGAGGAATTAAGACAAGAGGGGTTATAA